Within Lolium rigidum isolate FL_2022 chromosome 5, APGP_CSIRO_Lrig_0.1, whole genome shotgun sequence, the genomic segment AACACCTTGGGTTCTCTATGAGTTTGATTCTTAGCTGTAATAATTCTTTAGGAACTTCAGTTATTGATGTCAATTTGTTGGCAGGTCAATACAGTAGGTTTCCAGGCGAATGCTCAAATAGTCAAGGATTTGAATCAATGGAGAGAGTTTATTCTTCCCAACGAGCCAGCAATGTAAGTAGTAATGTTTTAAATATGAATTTTAGTAATGGATCAGAAACATAAAATTACTCTAAGACACTGTTATCAATTTTGAAGCAGGCTTCAGTGGACATGTCAGGATTTCTGCATGGTCAGACTTCCAATGATGTTAGCCATCAAATAGCCACAAACGAATTTACACCATATAATCCAAGCCAAGGAATTCTCTTAGCTGGACCAAGAATCACACAGTTGCATATACCAAATACTGGAAGAACAGATATTGGTCCAGATGTTACTCCTGCTATTGTTCATGACAACATTCAGGCAGGCAGGTCAGGTTGCACTTCCAATGATGTTGGCCATCAAATAGCCACAAACAAATTTACACCATATAAGCCAAGCCAAGGAATTTTTTTACCTGGACCAAGAATCACACAGTTGCGTATACCAAATACTGAAAGAACAGATTTTGGTCCAGATGTTACTCCTGCTATTGTTCATGAGAACATTCAGGCAGGTCAGATTGCTATGCAATTCGGTCAGAATGGGCAGAAGTATTCTAATTTTCCTGAAGAATCGTATACTGTAAGATTACTTTTTTCTTACATTGTGACTTTTGCTTCCGGAAATACCTCTTATCAAAGTGAATATCAATATAATTTGAAACTGAATATTTCATTTGCATACTCTTAAACTGAACAAAATCACATCTCTTTTGCGCCTGCAGAGCTTCTCTGTTGGTAGTTCAACGTCTACATACACAAACACGGATTCTACGCAGCCTCACTTCCAGCTTACAAGCAACAGTAATTACTCTGATACATTACCTTTACTGCTAGTTACCTCAGTTTGGTGCTGACTTACACCGGAACTAATTAGCTCTGGATGACATCTGCAGGAGAGAGTTTCATCAACCAACCTGACCCACTGTATAGTGGCCAGACACTAATCCAGTCACATCGAGTTGTGACTGGCTTTCAGCCATCAAGAACAAACAGCTTTGACTCGGTAGAAAATGATCAGCTCATACATCGCTTCATTTCTAAGATGTTAAGCAGTGAAGGGGCCACAACACCTTTGTCGCCGCGCAAGTGGGTCAAGATCAAGGCAGCATTGAAGCTAGCATCTGTAGGGCGACTCTCCAGGGCCTCGAGAAGGGGTCTAAATAGTCCCCTGGGAAGGCCAAGGCTGGTACCAACAATATGACCCTTCTGAATGGATAAACATCCATCTTCATGTTGTACTCCATGGTATTGATAAAGATAAAACCTAGTTagttgaaagtagcagtgatgttGTCAAATAGTCCGGTATCTCTACACAATGGAGCTTGTATTGTGATTTGTTAGCAACAATATGCTTATGTAAAGAATTCTGAATCTTAGTTGTTATTGATGAACTCAGGGGTCAGGACCATATAAAAAGCATGCAGCTTCTCACTCTTTCTCCTGAAGTTCCTTGGAGGCAAtacttttaaaaatgaaaaggcaTGCCTCTGTTACATGCTACTAAAGAAATGAATGACAAAAAATGCTATAAATATAGCATGTCTATTAGAAGGAACTACTTACAAGGTGTTGTGCTATTGAACAAATGGTACAACAGAAATTTCTAGCATGGAAGTCATACAGATCCCACATATGAAACTCCCTTCATGTTTATCTTCTTTCTGTACCCTTGGAGGTCTTCTATCCATATTTTATTTGGTGTAATAAAACAATTCAGCCAGCGACTGTAAATCACTCTACGTTGTTTATATTTCCAGAGAGTTTCAAGGAAGATTTGTTAAAAAAGCTTTATGTTGATCTGATGTCAGCACAGATGATGATGGTAGCAACAAAATCTACCTTCACACTGATTGATTATTTTGCAACGTTAATTTTCCCATTTGGAGTTCTTCTCCCATCTGTACCATTCAAAATATGTTTGCTGTTCCTGATCGGTGTTTTTTGAGCAGAGCTCCTGACTGGTGTTTGTAGCCTTTTCTGTGATTGTGGCACTGGTGACTTGCATGCCGGATTTGTACTCCTGAGTAATGAAAACCAACAGAAATAGGTTAAATTTATCTAATCATGTGCAAAAAACAGTTCCATGAGTATAAACAGGAAGCTGGATTCACCTCATTATCATATTATTTGTATTCTTTGTTTGATGCTTCTTTTTATTTGAAATGCCTCCACTGGGAAAACCAACAGGTTTCAGGCCACTAGCTGACAGCACCAGTTCTTGGTCTGGGGAACAGCTAGCAACACCATCAAATTCGTCTGAATCCTGGCTTGGTACAGACTCAACCTTACACCTTTGTTGCCCAGGAGTGTGTCTTTGATAGAAGAAAGTCGGGAGCATGGTGTGTGTGGTGAGGTTAGGCTCCAGCTCTGGTGCGGATTTGCCATTCTCAAATTGGTTTTGACCAACAGCTGCCTTATCTACCCAGCCACCTGATCCTTTTTCTTTCGGAAGATCATTGCAGTTGTCGATCCAGTTAGGTGAGTTGTTCTTGGCGAGGATGCCAGCTCcaggcaaatcaaattttagctttTTTTGCATTGGGGTCACATTGTTCAGTACCTAAAAAAAGAAACATTAAACCTATATTACAGCCTCGGATGTCAAGAATATTAGGCGCTAACATATTGTCCACTTAATGACATTTCCATATAACCATATAAGAAGGCTTTCACTGGCCAGTAGATATTTCATGAATGCCATTTCCGCCCAAGATTGCAGCCACAACTACTTCTCACATATtgtttttaaaattaattttgcaATGCACAAGATAAGGAGTTGACATTGGCTGTAAAAGAGTTACCTCTATGTTTCCAACTTCTTCCATTGGCTGCCTGCTTTTATGGAATACAGGTGTTGCATTGCCTCTGCTAATCTTGTATATGTTTGGGCTTGACTGTGTACTCCGAATGTTTTCTGATTCTCCTCCCTTCTTAGCGAGTGCTGCCTTGAGGCAAGCAATCTGAAACGAGCAAAAATTACAGAAGTATCTTATACATCTCAACGGCAGTACATATAGCTAATACACAGAAACTAGAAATCAGAAATAATTAAGCACCTGTTCTTTGAGCTCCCTAACCTCGCCACCTTCTTTATTTGCTTTTGCAGCGCCAAGCTCAACAGAGGCAACTCGTTCAGCAAATTTCAATGTGCTTATTGTTTCATTTACAGCATCTGGTTCCGGGCTTATGTGCACAAACATCAGCGTTTTTGCTTGTCCTCCTAAACATTGCACCGCAATACTTAGAACATTGATTGCAGTACTAAAAATGTGAAAATTAGGATGCTGGATTAGCAGAATACCTAGAGAATCTTGCAAAAGCTGGGTAAGCTTGCTGTTTCGGTAAGGGACATGCGAGTTTTTCTGAGCCAGGGACGCAATCACATCTCCTAGTGCTGAAAGCGACTTGTTTATGTACAGTGCCTCCTTTAACCTATCTCCTACAACTTCAGATTTATCAACTCTTTCACTACCAGCTAGATCAACAAGATGCATGCAACCTCTCAAGATTGCGCCAGATGTTATGTCACGTCCTTGAACATGAACAGTAAGGCAACTGCATGTAGGTTTCAATCATAAGTACAAAGAATAACTATATGGGCAAATACTTCTATGTTTGAACAAGGTATGTTCATGCCAAACCTATGGGAGCGGCTACTTCGGTCATTGATGGCTGTTGAACCCACTGCACGATTCTTTTGGCCTTGATTCATCAACTCAACAACATCAGAGGTTGATGTGACAGGGACTATACTTGCATCCGGAACTGCAAGCCCTTTCTGTGAAGTATTTCTTATTTCTAATGTAGCTCAACGTTAAGGAGGCTCAAGATATGCATCAATAAGTAAGATGAAAGGAGATCAACGGAGAACTTTCTTTGGACCAAATAACAGAGAATTTGAAATGTATAAAAGGATATCTTCTGTTTCCACTATCTTGAAGGAGGTCTCTCACTTGCTCGTTGTAGATCTCAATCATCTGGACAGAAATTTCATAATCGATTGTCCCCTTTCTTTGTGCTTGAAGATTAAATAAGTCATTCAGTGCTCTGTAGTTAACACCAACGCTTTGCTCGCTCAGTAAATTAGGTCCACTCTGCATAACATCACAAAAATGATCTCACCTTGTTTACCCTTTTCCTAAGAAATAATGAAATGTTCTCTTAGCGAAGCTTATTACCATTGTATAGGTCTTCCCTGATCCGGTCTGGCCATAAGCAAATATGCAAACATTGAAACCATCAAGAACTGAACGGATCAAAGGTTGCATATCTGAAAAGACTTCCTCTGCATTAGCAAAAGAAAAGCACTAGGTTCAGTACTCAAGGAAGGTCAAGCTAATTGGGACTAAAGATACCAAAGGGCAATTTATAACCTTGAGTGGCTGCTGGGCCAAAAACCTTGTTGAAAGTAAAAGATTTGCTTCCATCTTTCCCATATTTTGTGGGAGTGATTATTGTGATGGTTCTGTCTTCCATTCCAGCAACACTTGTCGAGGAATTTTCTTGTCCAGGTAGAAAAGGCCTCACGCGACAATATACTCTAATATTTCCTggtaataaaacaaaacaaaatttaaGATGTAGACTAGTATCCTTCATATCTTATTCCTTCAGCACCAACAATGGTACCTTTAAGATCCTGTATTTGGTTGTACAACTTGCGGTTATCCTCCAGAACTTTATGGTAGCCAGAAGCCGCATTAGAGAGGATTTGCAAATGCTTTCCTGTTAACATGGTAAAAATGGTATTTCTTAAATGCATTTGGAGCAAAAAAAAGTTAGATATAGGAAAAACTCAATTATAAGTTACCCATTTTAGTAAAATCTTCAGAGTATTGTAAACTCAGTTCCTCCATTCCAGACTTGACAGAAGAAAGGTTTTTTCTTAATTCCTGCAGGAAGCATAACATGTCAAGAGATCATAGCTGCAAATGCAGGCATCAAATAAGGAACGTAAACAACAGAAAAATACCAGGATATGTTTCTGCTGTACGTCATAATTTGTTTCTACCCCTAGCTGGAACTGTTGAGCTGCACAACCACCATTCAGAACTACAGAGCTGACTTCTTCGTTGAGACTCAAGGGACATAACTCATCCATCTTAATTTCATTCGCCAAACAATGAAGAACATTAGTAAATATGAAACCTCCCCAGCCATGTAGAAACTTGTTTTCCCAGAATGTACAGCTGTTTACATTCAATTCAAAACTAACGATCAACTGTGTATATATCTAGCCACTAGATGGCAAAAAAAATATACCTTAACTCGATTACTGGTGGAAGATTCATCTTGCGATAGTGTGTCTGCTATGGAAAATGGGTCAGTCCCTTTAGAGGCCCCTATGCATTTCACCTGTGATAATATTTGTCCAAATGAGTAAACATGTACAGTTAAATATTCTCATCCTCAGATAAAAGTGATACAACTAACAAAAGGCCCCAGAGAATGTGGATAAGCCCAATTTTCTGAATAATAGCAGAATGTAACGTACTAAGTGCCGGTTTGCAGTTCGACACTCATATTCCTGAATAACTTTACTTAGAAGTGACTCAACAATCTGCAAGATAGCAAATACTTTGTTGTCATTCTTGATGTCCATCAGTTACGACTGCATAAAGACCAGCTATTTATTCAAGCAAAGTAGGCTCACCAGCGGGACTTCTTCTGGTTTCTTATCCAAGAGAAGGGTACGGACAAGCATTTTAATGGATTCTGAAGTAGCCTATAATGATGAAGATAAAAGCCATTACGAAATACACCACATGACCGGGTCTAAAATAAGAAACGATACCACATCATAATACTTACCATCTCACAGGATTCTATGCAACAATCAGTTGTCAAATTTTGCTCTGGCGAAATACCATTCTGGATTGGCTCTGCTGTGTGGCTTCTCATTAACTTATTCATAAAAGCATCAGAATTCTTGAGTATGAAATACTTTCCAGGTGTCGAAGGCTTTGAAATGCCACCATATTTAGATGGAGTCTGTCTCCCTGATGTCTTACTTTCACTGAATGACCTCAGAGCAAGAACACAGTCCACAACTCGAACACCCTTGCCACCCTATGTTCCAATTAGCAGATaaaatatatttattttgttatagCTAAAGTATCCCATATATTAACTTTGGCTTCCATTTGAAGTTCCTTATCAATCAGGATACAAGTTCAAACCACCTAGGAAATATTGAATTTTATAGCTAAAAGAAAGGGCTTGCTACATGAGCTCTCTACAAAGCATGAAAAAGAAATACCTTCTCCAAATCAGAATGCTCGAATGTAGGGAGCCCTAAATCTTGTACATTGACAAGGAAGTTCCGCAAGTTCTCGAAGTACTGATATGCACATAGAGCTGAGCCATCTGCTGGTACACCAGTATCTGAGGGGGCTTCCACAACCTAATACCAGTATAACATTACCAAAACAATCGGCATCGTATATTAGCACGGCTCACTTTTTATAAGTAATGGGGAAGAGGACTGAAACATGCCATGCAAGACACTAATGAAACGCATGGCAGCTAAATAAACTATAGATACTGAAGGTCATAACTGCAACTACCTTAGGTATGGCGCCAGGCTGAACCTTATTCAGTGCATTGCAAAGGACAATTCCATTTCTCAGCCCAAGCCGGAATTCCTCCTCAGAGGGCTCTTCTGGTAGGTCCCTTGCACATACGATCCCAACTGTTCTTCGCAACCAGCTGGCTGCATCATACCGTCTATTTGCTGCATTTTGAACCCAAGTAAACCATAAATTCACCTTGTGCTGGTACATTTGTAGAAATCATGCATAATTTTTTTCGCAAGAACTAGAACAATCATGCATTATCAATTTGAAGATTCAAATCAATCTATTTAGTGTTCGCATATGGCAACAACACCTCATCAACCATCACAACAGTATAATTTGCAAAGTGAATGACAAAATCGGCACAGCATTATCATTAGCTACCCACACAGCAGTATAGCTTTGCAAGTGGATTACACAATTGGCATAGCTACCATCACAACAGTATAATTTGCAAACCGAACGATACAATCAGCACTGCACTACCATTAGGTACAATTGGTTTAGACAGAACAATCATCAAGGCATATACTAACACTAAGTAGATGCAAGCTCAAATCAAGGCAACCACTATATCATAAAAACGTTTAAACTAGTATACTATCCACACAAACTTACGACCTTGACCACACCAGGAAATTTGAACTAAACCGCTTCTTGTCACTGGCGCATCTCGCCTAAATCAAAAGCCGAAACATCGAGATTAAGCCCCCGTCACGGGTACCATCACAGCAGTACAATTTGCTGGGAGAATCAGGCAGAGTATAATTTACGAAAATCGAACCGTACAATCAGCACTGTACTATCATCAGCTACAGCTACTTTAGAGTTGAGACagagcaatcatcaagatcaaggcATAAAAGCCGGCACTATGAGCTCAACGCGAGCTCGAATCCGAACAACCACACCAGAAAAGCCTTTAAACTAGTGCTATCCACTCAAATTTACTACCCTGATCACACCAGGAAATTCGAGTTAAACCGCATCTGGTCGGTCACTGTCGCATCTCGCCTAAATCAAAAGGAAAAACATCGAGATCAAGCCACCATGTAGTTTCCGCATTCGGCGACTCGTTTCGCAAAAAAATCCACCCAAATAAGGGCGCCCAGCCGACCAAGAAGGCCAGATCACTAAATTACCGCCCGGGCGCGTTCAGCGCGATCCGCGCGCGGCAAGTGCGCGAGAACTCACCGGCCTCCTGGGCCCTCCGGGCGGCGACGTCGACGTCGCTCAGCGTCCCGTGATTCCGCAGCACGCGCTCCTGggccaccgtcgccgtcgccgccgtgtcCATGGTTGAAGAAGGCCGGAACCAGCGCCGATTCCGGCGACCCGGGAGGAGTACGTGGCctgggagggaggaggaggaggaggcggcgggagtGGATGGCCGGATCGGGGCTGGACTCGGCTGCTGCAGTGAGGCCTGCGGGGTTGGGCTTGGTGGCTGTGTTTTCGAATGGTGGTGGCGCTGGTGAGGGGAAGAGAGCGGTTGGGGTCCGTTGATGGTGACGTGGGGGCTGGAGCGGGGCGTGTGGGTCAAAATGTACATCTTCTTTTTCTAAAGTGGAGTGTACCCTCTTGTGTTGGTTAAAAAATATGTGTGTAGATCTAGCCAAATGTCAGCGTATTTCTAAGTTTCAACAATTTTCAGTTCAAAAAAAGTTTAAACATATCTTTCTTAAAATGAAACATACCTGCACGATTAAAGAAATGAGGTGTATAGATTTCGTCAAAAGTCGCGGGTTTTTAAGATTAAACAATTTTCAGTACAGGAAAAAGTGCGAAGAAATTATAGTACTCCCACCAATCCATATTAATTGTCTAGATACATCCCTATTAGTGAAAATTAGTATAAATCAAACGAAGTACTAAGATCTTGTAATACAAACTAATATCATTATACCCATCATAAACTACATATTTATAGTATATTTATTCTATACATTTTGTCAAAATTAATGATTTTTTAACTAAATTTAtatgccttatttatttttgaaacggaggtagcaGCTTCTTCGAACATTGAAGTTGGGAGCATGTGCAATCTAGTCCTCAAACTCGGGAACTACCCCATTTAGGACATGGAACTTGCCGATGGTGCGTTACACACAACCTCATGATGCCAGGTTTGGAAGCAgctctctgtttttttttaattttatatcTTATAATCCCTACAAGTTATAGCTAAACAAAGCAAGGACATCTTAGAATCCCGCTGCCATACAGTCCTTTCTAGGTACAATGCTAGCGTGCCATAAGATCACCGTCATTTTGTGACCTACCGCACCCACAAATTCCATTCATCAGTGTCACCCATTCGATAGGGAGCCCAACAAGTACGGTGGTAATTCATCCACTGATACATCTGTTGGGCAAGGAACACGTTGGGTGGTGATGGCGAAAATGTGTCAGAGATTTGCATCATCGGACATGTACCACATTGTTACAATGAAGAGGAGTGAATGAGCCACCAAGACAAGGGTGTCAATTTCAATCTCGATACTAACAATGCCTAAAGGAAGGCCCATTCCATGCGTCGGGCTTGCCATCGANNNNNNNNNNNNNNNNNNNNNNNNNNNNNNNNNNNNNNNNNNNNNNNNNNNNNNNNNNNNNNNNNNNNNNNNNNNNNNNNNNNNNNNNNNNNNNNNNNNNaggagcaaattcaacaaagtagctatcattattattctcatcatcaaatataggaggcatattgtaatcataatcaaatttatcctccataacaggcggtactaaaagactactatcattataatcatcataaataggaggcaaattatcatcaaagtaaattttatcctcaatgcttgggggactaaaaagatcatgctcatcaaaaccagcttccccaagcttagaagtttctatattattagcaacaatggtattcaaagtgttcatgctaatatgttccatgggtttttaaattttcgcatcaaaccatccatgtcttaaatcaggaaatagaataagaagctcattgttgtccattatgccaaactagtggaaacaagaaacaaaaagatgcaattgcaggatctaaaggaaatagcttcgagtacttacaacggcgaaaatagcttagtagccgagatccggagtgtgagtaccttttacctttcctccccggcaacggcgccagaaaatagcttgatgtctacgggagcttctattcttgtagacagtgttgggcctccaagagcagaggtttgtaaaacaccagcaagtttcccttaagtggatcacccaaggtttatcgatctcagggaggaagaggtcaaagatatccctctcatgcaaccccgcaaccacaaagcaagaagtctcttgtgtccccaacacacctaataggtgcactagttcggcgaagagatagtgaaatacaggtggtatgaataaatatgagcagtagtaacggcgccagaaaagtgcttgctggcatgtggttgatggtagtaaaattgcaggaagtaaacatgcagtaaaacagtaaacaagcagcgatagcagtatttaggaacaaggcctagggatcatactttcactagtggacactctcaactttgatcacataacagaatagataaatgcatactctacactctcttgttggatgatgaacaccactaattgcgtaggattacacgaaccctcaatgccggagttaacaagctccacaatattcaatgttcatatttaaataaccttagagtgcatgacagatcaacacaactaaaccaagtactaacatagcatgcacactgtcaccttcacactatgtaggaggaatagatcacatcaataccatcattgcaatagttaacttcataatctacaagagatcataatcatagcctacgccaagtactaacacggatgcacacactgtcaccattacaccgtgcaggaggaataaactacttcaataacatcactagagtagcacatggataaattgtgatacaacacacattgcaatcataaagagatataaataagcacttcactatgccattcataacagtgaataagtattctcgtgaaatatagcctaagagacccacacggtgcacacactcgtcacctttacacacgtgggacaaggagtctccggagatcacataagtaaaacccacttgactagcataatgacatctagattacaagcatcatcatatgaatctcaatcatgtaaggcagctcatgagattattgtattgaagtacataggagagagatgaaccacatagctaccggtacagccccgagcctcgatggagaactactccctcctcatgggagacaagcagcgttgatgaagatggcggtggtgtcgatggaggagccttccgggggcacttccccgtcccggcggcgtgccggaacagagactcctgtcccccagatcttggcttcgcgatggcggcggctctggaaggtttctcgtaccgtggcttttccgtcgcgaggttttaggtccaggggctttatataggcgaagaggcggcgttagaaggtcgaaggggcgccgacactataggggggcgcgggccccccctt encodes:
- the LOC124656066 gene encoding kinesin-like protein KIN-14Q, producing the protein MDTAATATVAQERVLRNHGTLSDVDVAARRAQEAANRRYDAASWLRRTVGIVCARDLPEEPSEEEFRLGLRNGIVLCNALNKVQPGAIPKVVEAPSDTGVPADGSALCAYQYFENLRNFLVNVQDLGLPTFEHSDLEKGGKGVRVVDCVLALRSFSESKTSGRQTPSKYGGISKPSTPGKYFILKNSDAFMNKLMRSHTAEPIQNGISPEQNLTTDCCIESCEMATSESIKMLVRTLLLDKKPEEVPLIVESLLSKVIQEYECRTANRHLVKCIGASKGTDPFSIADTLSQDESSTSNRVKMDELCPLSLNEEVSSVVLNGGCAAQQFQLGVETNYDVQQKHILELRKNLSSVKSGMEELSLQYSEDFTKMGKHLQILSNAASGYHKVLEDNRKLYNQIQDLKGNIRVYCRVRPFLPGQENSSTSVAGMEDRTITIITPTKYGKDGSKSFTFNKVFGPAATQEEVFSDMQPLIRSVLDGFNVCIFAYGQTGSGKTYTMSGPNLLSEQSVGVNYRALNDLFNLQAQRKGTIDYEISVQMIEIYNEQVRDLLQDSGNRRLEIRNTSQKGLAVPDASIVPVTSTSDVVELMNQGQKNRAVGSTAINDRSSRSHSCLTVHVQGRDITSGAILRGCMHLVDLAGSERVDKSEVVGDRLKEALYINKSLSALGDVIASLAQKNSHVPYRNSKLTQLLQDSLGGQAKTLMFVHISPEPDAVNETISTLKFAERVASVELGAAKANKEGGEVRELKEQIACLKAALAKKGGESENIRSTQSSPNIYKISRGNATPVFHKSRQPMEEVGNIEVLNNVTPMQKKLKFDLPGAGILAKNNSPNWIDNCNDLPKEKGSGGWVDKAAVGQNQFENGKSAPELEPNLTTHTMLPTFFYQRHTPGQQRCKVESVPSQDSDEFDGVASCSPDQELVLSASGLKPVGFPSGGISNKKKHQTKNTNNMIMRSTNPACKSPVPQSQKRLQTPVRSSAQKTPIRNSKHILNGTDGRRTPNGKINVAK